GAGATCAAACAAGACGGCTCGTACCGCATCTTCCGATATGATACCAACACCAAGAAAGACAATGTCGTTTACTCCTCCAACGGAGCACCCGTGCCGGGTATCAACACCGGCACTGCAGAAAACAAGATCAAAGTGGTACGCCTGGGCGAAACCATGCGCCTGTTTGTGAACGACAACCTCATCAAGGAGTTCCCCATCAACTACCAGGCGAAGTATATCTACAGCAGCTTTCCGTTGTTCGCATCCGGCACCAACCAGGTGTTGTTTGATGATTATTATGTGAAGTCGGTGCCGGAGGAAGATGATCCGAAAAAGCAGGCCGCCGCCGCTTGTGACGAGGACGACCGCAACCTCAACGAGGCCCTGTACGACCTGGGCACCATGAAGGATGAAGACATCCAGGCGCTTTCACCCGCCGAACAACTGCTCGACCACTTCGGCATGTACGGCCTCTGCATGAAAATCAACCCGCTATGGATCCGCGATCCGAAACGCATCATCGCCAGCACGATCTCTTTCGGATCGGATGAAATGAAATCCCTCAAGGCCACCTTTCCCGCTTTTGATCCGGCGCCCACGCAATTCTCCATCACCCTGGCCCTCAACCCCGGTGACTTGCAACGAAAGAAGGATGCCTACGACAACATGCTGGGAGACGGACTGGAAGATTACTACAAACTCCTCGGCAAAGAACTGACCGATGAAACCTGGCAGGCCGTGTACGGCAACTATTCCAAAACATACAACTTCACCACCAAGGCCGGCAAAACCGGCGCCATGATCACCTACAACGTACCCGACCTCACCCTGAACGACCCGACCCTGAAGTCGGTGTACCTGAAATCACGCTTCACGGTGGTGTTCATGTACGACCACGGCGACAGTAAGATTGTGCAGTGCACCGTAGATTTCCAGCGCTCCCAGGTCGTTCAGAAACCCCTGCCGGATGACTTCAACAGCCTCGCCATGTTCTCTCCGGCAGATGAAGAGAAGTGCCTGGATTTCCTGGAAAAGATCTTCGGATCAATCCGGGAGGCAAAGTAGCAAAGGGGAGAACGTACGGGTAAAATAGAGCGAACCGCCAGTGTTATTCTTATTAACTTGCGGGGCATGAAAAACATTCCTATCCTATACAAGATACTACTGATTCGTTCCCTCCTGCTTTGCATATTCTTTTTCTCATCCCCACCTTCTGGTCATGCCCAATTTTATAGGTCTCCAAACGCCAATTATACGGAAGACCAGTTGTGGTATCATCCCGCCTATTCAGGAGCCGAGGGTCGCCCGGTGATCCAAACTACGGTTCGGGCCATTGATGCCATCTTATTCCCCAACTGGGAAGCCAACTTCATGGGCATTTCACTTTCTGCAGATTTGCCTTTACCTACACATCCTGCAGCCGGCATCGGCGTTAATTATATCAATTATGTATCCGTCTTTGGCAGTTTAGGGGAACAAAAGCTGAGTTTACCACTTTCCTACAGGATCTATAAGCAAGATTCCCTTACCTGGCTTCGCCTCGGGATACAACCAACATGCTTTTATGAAATGGGCATCTATGACTTCACTCCGGACCCTTTTCACCCACTACCCCCAATTGTAAATCCGGGTAAATCCACCCATCATGCCATTGCACTGGGCTGGGATCTCGGCGCATGGTTTGAATTGAAAGGTGCATGGTTTACCGGCCTTACGTTCCATAACGTAAGGCGCCCCAAACTGAGATACAAATATATAACCGATCATATTGAACAACAGTGGTGCTTTGTCACCGGGGGCAGATTTAAGCTGAACAACAAGTTCACCCTTTCACCTACTTTTCGCTATGACCTCGTCAAAGAAGGGACTCCTTATCGTATAAATTGGGTGGCGGATGCGGACTGGCGGCTGGGATTGTCATTATATGGCACCCGTGGCAATTACTATACGCTCATTTCCGCATTGTCCGGAGATGAAATCATTTTTGCTTCCGGCATCGCCTGCAGCAATCACGTGGTGCTGATGATCAACCTGGATTATTTTGCCGATTCTTTTTACTACATTATTTCAAAAAATGGAAACCTGGACGTCGAAGCAGGCGTGAAGTTGCGTTTGGGCAAGAAATAGCACAACACATATATCTCCAGGGGCATTGCTTCTTTCCGAAAATTTGCCTTAGTTGCAATGTGGAATGAACAGAATGCTTCCGTGTACTGTTCGTGTGTGCATCTTTCAACTTCCATCTTTCCAACCTTTGCGTCATGAGAAGATTTCTTCCATTTCTTGCTTTGCCATTGCTCCCGTTCCTCTGCATCGCCCAATCGCCCGAGCCTGCCCTGGTGGGCTACTGGCAGAACTGGAACGATGCGAACTGTCCATACGTGAGCCTGCCCCAGGTGAACAACAAATACAACGTGATTGAGATCGCGTTTGCCATCCCGAAACAGGGCACCACGTACGACATGGAGTTCACACCCGACGGCACCACCCAGGGTGCGCTGGTGACCGACATCCAGGCCCTGCAGGGCGCAGGCAAAAAGGTGCTGATCTCCATCGGCGGCGCCACGGCTACAGTGGCGCTGAACGACACCAACGAACGCAACACGTTCGTAACCTCCATGGAGAACATCATCCAAACCTATGGCCTCGATGGGTTCGACATCGACCTGGAAGGCAGCTCCGTGTCCATCAGCGGCGGTTCGGTCACGCAGATCGTGGATGCGAAAATCACCCACCTGGTGGAAGGCATCCGCCGCATCATGGCCTGGTACCGGCAAACATACGGGCGCAAACTGTTCCTCTCCTTCGCACCCGAGACGGCGTATGTGCAGGGCGGCATGTCATCGTTCGGCGGCATCTGGGGTGCCTACCTCCCCATCCTGGATGCGTTGCGCGATTCCATTGAGATCCTGCAGGTGCAGCTCTACAACAGCGGCAGCATGTATGGCATCGACCAGGGCATTTACACGCAGGGCACCGCCGACTTCATCGTGTCACAAACCGAAGCGGTGCTGCAGGGCTTCAACACATCCGGCGGGGCGTTCGCCGGCTTCCGGCAAGACCAGGTGGCGATCGGACTTCCCGCCTGCCCCAGCGCAGCCGGTGGCGGTTATGTAACGCCCGCCGTGCTGAAATCGGCCGTGCGTTACCTGCAAGGCGTGGGACCCAAACCGGGCAGCTACACGCGGGTGTCCACCTACCCCAACCTGCGCGGACTCATGACCTGGTCCATCAACTGGGACATGACGGCCAGCTGCGGCACGGCGAATGAATATTCAGACACATGGGACACGCTGTTCGGCGGCATCACAACAGC
The DNA window shown above is from Flavobacteriales bacterium and carries:
- a CDS encoding T9SS type A sorting domain-containing protein; translation: MRRFLPFLALPLLPFLCIAQSPEPALVGYWQNWNDANCPYVSLPQVNNKYNVIEIAFAIPKQGTTYDMEFTPDGTTQGALVTDIQALQGAGKKVLISIGGATATVALNDTNERNTFVTSMENIIQTYGLDGFDIDLEGSSVSISGGSVTQIVDAKITHLVEGIRRIMAWYRQTYGRKLFLSFAPETAYVQGGMSSFGGIWGAYLPILDALRDSIEILQVQLYNSGSMYGIDQGIYTQGTADFIVSQTEAVLQGFNTSGGAFAGFRQDQVAIGLPACPSAAGGGYVTPAVLKSAVRYLQGVGPKPGSYTRVSTYPNLRGLMTWSINWDMTASCGTANEYSDTWDTLFGGITTAVVEQPVQAQDLVLFPNPARAGQTLRITHSDHIREARLYSVTGRLVVAYDAGSGVWVLPSDLSSGMYMVEVRGREVRRMKLVVE
- a CDS encoding type IX secretion system membrane protein PorP/SprF, yielding MKNIPILYKILLIRSLLLCIFFFSSPPSGHAQFYRSPNANYTEDQLWYHPAYSGAEGRPVIQTTVRAIDAILFPNWEANFMGISLSADLPLPTHPAAGIGVNYINYVSVFGSLGEQKLSLPLSYRIYKQDSLTWLRLGIQPTCFYEMGIYDFTPDPFHPLPPIVNPGKSTHHAIALGWDLGAWFELKGAWFTGLTFHNVRRPKLRYKYITDHIEQQWCFVTGGRFKLNNKFTLSPTFRYDLVKEGTPYRINWVADADWRLGLSLYGTRGNYYTLISALSGDEIIFASGIACSNHVVLMINLDYFADSFYYIISKNGNLDVEAGVKLRLGKK